In Nicotiana tabacum cultivar K326 chromosome 10, ASM71507v2, whole genome shotgun sequence, the DNA window AGCCTTGACATAACCCGTAAGAAAATATTAACTGCTACAaaaaaaataagtattttaaCTAAATTACCTtcaattaaaatttatatattgttAACTTGGTATATTAAGACGTGTAAATAAGGGCATATTTGAAAAATTAAAGTTAATTCATtcttaattatatatataaaaaaaatatttattttgaactAAAATAAAAAGGCCGAAAAATCACGTATTATGGAGAGAAGGAAATAGCTTGCAGGCACTAGGAGGACATAGTGAAGGACCAAAAATTTATTTGTACCTTTCATGATAGCCTTCTAAGAATCCTAAGTGTCTGAAATTATGTATTTACTGCATATTAATATATTTGATTAGACAAAGAAtttaagaaataaatttttttggAACTTATACATATAAAAATCTTGAATCCGTCTTTGTTGGTATATTTGCGTAATAACGCATGTTAAAAAAACAAATTGTGGTTGTAGGACTTGAACCAGTGACCTCACAAAAGTTTTGAAGCCCGTTAACTATTAAGTTATGCTTTTGGGCTGTGTTAAggggattcaaaacataatatattaaagtaaaacataaattttgccttatatatacagtataatttttcggtAAAGAGAGTTCACGTGAACCCCCTTCCGCCCCCTAAATCTGCACCTGGTCAAGAGTAACGTTTGCGTAACCCTATCCTTCCCAGATAGGATTCTTTTTCCATCCCCCTAAATTCGCACCTGCTCAAAGGTAAGAGTAACGTCTGCGTAACCCTATCCTTCCCAGATAGGGTTTACAAATTTTTTTTAGCCCGGCTTTATGTTAATATATTTGATCaaatatgaaatttaagaaataatttttttggaACTCATGAACTAAATAATCCCCACCTCAATGTGAAACTAAAATGTAGGGGTGcacattcgatttatcgattcgattttaatcttatcgataattacttatcgattatcgacTTGTACGTATGCTaatcgttatcgtttcaataaggtttcgattttttcgatttcgatttatcgatttttgaggcttatcgattcggttattaattacaccaataagaaaatttgcggtattccacggaaagtatattgctataaacacgcctaactaatatggacaaaaagaagctaaaataagacgaacaccgtttataacataaaaattgtgtcaacaagcacatgcaacgaaactaaagtaagggatcaaatgtatgTCACCAACACTCCAacgatataaaaaaaaaaaaaaaatatgtcatcatggctaattctattttccattaatttgaacttcatttccttgagctttaaatatgatcattccttaaatgtggtagatgaaataatagggttagggaCTTAGGGTTATGGAAAGGATATTatggaataataaaaataaaaaataaatttttttttagtatatcttatcggtttatcgataaaccgataatcgaagaggacaaaatcgaaatcgataaatcgataacCCGATTTCGATAAAAtgataacaaataatcgattcaatttatcgataaaccgattcgaatgcacacccTACTAAAATGAGTAAAGATTTTAATTAGAAGTACATGATCCTAGTTGACATAAATAACTTGCAGAAGTTGTAAACTAGGAAAGTCGACCGTTACCTAATCCAAGTGATATCACAAACATTCAAATCAAGGTACCAAATTTATTTCTGGTTAAAAGTTGATAGTTTCCGTTGGCTACTTCTGTCTTAGATATCTTCTTTTATAATGTCAACCACCCAATTTAAAAGTCCAATCTTTGTTGAACGTttctatataaatataaatataaatagatCATTTGGAAATCCACAATTGCGTAACAATACTCCAGTCAAAACTAAATAACATAATCTTAATAGTCAAACAGATTTTGCTTTTCATGTccacaaatacaacaacaaactcagtgtaaTCTCATAATTGAGGTTGGGAAAGGATAGTGTGTGCGTAGACCCAGGGGCAGATGCACAGTAGAACTATCAGGTTCAACTGAACCTAGAACTTTCGACGCAGAGCACAAATTATGTGTAAAAAATCactaaaattacaataaatagtaaatatgaactcataactttaaatgCTGAACCCATAGAACTAAAATCTTAGATCCGCCTCGGCGTAGACCTTACTTCCTACCTTAATAAAGTAGAGAGACAGTCTTCGATAAATATGGCTCAAGAAAAGATGGGGAAAAAAACAGTAGCAACAAACATTAACAACAAGACAGTAAGAAAACtaaagcaaaagaaacaacatatagTAGTAGTAGCCAATTTAACACCTCTAAATTCAAAAgcgaatcattttttttttaaaattctgtGTCCAGTCAAACTACTACGACAGAGCTCCATGAATAAAATGTAAGACAATTTGATACAATTTCACCAACTACAAGAGACATATCAAAAGGCAGAGATATGAAAAAAGAGAATAGAAAAGAATCCACAGTTTGAGACCTGTTTTAGTTACAAACTTGTTTACAAAACCTAAAATTAGAAACTGATGATTAATCATCCTTCAAAGGCTAAAAATGaacagaaaaacaacaaaaaacagaaaaaattgAATACATCCAACCAACACAAAAACAGCCaatatataaatagaaatttcGATTATCTTAATTATATCACACAAACCTAATTAGTCACTGAGCTTTTTTTAAGGTAATTTTTCATTGAATTGTTTCTATACTCTTGCTCAGCTCTTccaacttcttcatcctcattttctcgCTTTCGCCCACCAACTATacgtaaaaaaataaaacatacatACAGATTTAGACACATAGAAAAGAGTTTTAAATGCACATATAGAAAAATAGTAGGAACAGGAAAATCAATAAATTCagtaaatatataattatttaccTCCATCAATCTTGATATAAGCTGTACTTTCTCCTTATGTTTTTCATTGAAGGCCTCAAGAGCTTCTTTGTATTCTCTTTCCTGTAGTCACATATTGAAATGATTATtgtcaaataattaattaagatatTATATCAGTAGTATTAAATCCCATCTCAGCAGTTAACTAAATTCAGCTGAAATATTATCAGTAAGGGGGCTCATGGTTCGGTTCCGATTGgttttttccctaaaaagaaatcaaaccaattaagtcgattTTTCAAATATCGAAACCAAAGCCGACCAATTAAGTCAtttttttatcgattcgatttttgtCTGGTTTTTAACTTTGTTCACTTTTTCTtaaatactccctccggtccaaaataagtgattttttggttttctttttttttgcggtccaaaataagtgattttttcagatttcaaaaatgaattaattatttttttcctacattgtccttggagtaaatagtgttggaatatgtgttaggagtgtttatgtgagaTAGTAAAGATTAACAGGGTCAATTTCTTTGCTAATTAATGCTAAAAAGTGAGtttcttaatctgtgtgaaaacatccaaaaaatcacttattttggaccggagggagtatgaGATATACACTATTTtgatgataactgaaattaaatAGTGATATAAAATTTAATGACTCAAAAGACAagttatttttaacatgaaatatgGATTCTTGGACTCAagactaccaatcaaactagaatataaAGGCAAAGAACTAGATTATAATAACGGGAAGCAACTagactcttctttttttttagttattttttgcttcaaaccaaaaccaaaccaaatttggccggtttttaaattcaaaacaaaaacaaaccaagAAATTGTCCGGTTCTTTGGCGGTTTGATCCGGTTTTCAGTTTGCTTCAATTTTTCGATTTTCCGTGAATACCCCTAAATAACAATATTGGTTCCTTATAACAATATATATTATTTACAAAAATAATCACCCAACCAACCTGACCCCATgcccaaaaaaaatgaaaaaataaacagTTTAACAAAAAATTGTGACAAAAAATACATGGCATAGATATACACAAAATTGGTGTAAATTCAAGAAAATAGTGAGAAATATATTTTATACCTTCTTTTGGCAAGTTTGTCCAAGAGGTTTTAACTCTTTGTTGACTGCATCAATCCTCTTTCTGACCGTTGAAACTTCTTTCTTCATTGGATCTGCTAATGCTTCTAATTCCTGATAATTTATTTGTAATTTAatgttatatatatacatgtattctATAAACTTTGAAcaaaacttaatttttttttcctttttttcctatTAATTACTCATCAGAGCTACCATTTCCAACAGTCGAAATTACCAAAATTTTATACCAATTTTAAcctaccaaatttatcaaattgTGTAGTGTGGTACGTGTTTCAAACACAATAATATGCTGAAAAAAACTAATTTAAAGAGGGAAATAATATAGATCAGAGTTCTTTGGCTTAAAAAAGTAGGAAAATCCCAAAAAAGTGAAAGGGGAAAAAGGACAGAAATGCAAATCTAGattttgttaaaataaagaaACTAATTTAACCCAAAATTCTAGATTTTGttgaaataaagaaacaaatctGTGTTCCAAATAATTAATCCTTCTATTTTTTTCCTATATTTATGGTAAATTAAATTTCTCACTTTCCCTCACAGTTTTTCGACTAACAcaacaaaattttcaattaaacTAGCAATACCTTTGccttatttttctaattttcacCTTAATATgtcaaaattcccaaaacccaaaaCAAATCTGAAGTTATTTCAATTTGTTGAGCTAAATAGCAAAACCGCATActacaaaaaaacaaaataataataataataagggtCAATTTTCCAGTTATAAAttcaagaataattttttttttttaaaaaggaaaaaacctCGCGAATAATGGCCTAATTTTCACCTTAATATGTGAAAAATTCCTAAAACCCAAAACAAATCTAAAGATATTTCAAGTTATTGAGCTAAAAAATCAAAACCATatactacaaaaagaaaaaaataatattcagAAAATTAAATGCTTTagccaaaaccaaaaaaaaaaatgaagaaacaaaCCTCGCGAATAATGGCCAAACGGCGAGTTTCTTCTTCAATACGACCCAACTGAGCTTGAACTTTCTCTCTAACTTCAAGTTTCTTTTTCTCAATCTCTTCTTCTTTAGCTTTGAAAGTTGAAAGTGCAGATTTAGAcatttcttcatcttcttttgttaaTGTTCCATTAAAACTCAAACTTCCTGAAATTTGACTTGTTGATTGCATCAGTGTTTGTAGCTGTTGTTGATTCtgcatttttttttttaccaaaattttctttatttcttcaattctttctcttttctctgtttttggtctccactatctttttctttttgctttggtTATGATTGGAATGGACCGTTTTTTCTCTCTTACTGTTGCAGGGTTGTGCTTATGTACAAATTACAAAGGGACTGCCCTTATTGTTTAAAGTTATTATGACAGcacatttctatatttttttcattttttctagtATGACCCACAAAAGAGGGTGAAAAGTATAAATAGTTAAAATACTGTGGGTGATTTTCTAAGTAAAGATTTGAGATTTTACACTAGGGGTCGTTTGGGAGGGTGTTtaagaatagtgcggaataaggtgtattagtaatgcaagcattaattaTGCAGATAATATTTCTTATCTACTTTTtagtgtggtgtattaaaaattataatgcattgcataatttttaagaaaaatagttgtttacaaaaatatcttttatattctctagctttaaggaactttaaggataattttgtctttaaccatactaatgcatgcattaatagttTTGGTATTATTAATGTTATGATTTTGTATGCATTACTtgtacataggataataccaggtatgatgtataactaatacaagtagttattatttatacatgggttgaaaaaatataccaaacaaAGTATTAGTAATGCACAgggctaatgcttgcattattttttctaatatctcctaccaaacgacccctaaatcaTAGGTAtgcttctttttttccctttgtcATACGCGATGCGAATTTAAAACAATTGGAGCCAAAGCAAATATCGAATTCCAagtgaaaataaaaattaaaaaaaaaaggaatttttacgtAAATAGTTAGTTggatttattattgttattttttcgtAAACGGTATATATAGATTAAATACTAGTTATTCACAATATgaattataattatatatttgcATATTTTTTAGTTTAAATGATTGGGTGAACGCCTATTGGGgttatttctttcaaaagaaaatatatcTGATTCTAttggaaaagcaaaaaaaaaaaaaatacacgaGGCAATGTTCCAACCAGTATTAAAGCCTCAATAGGAATAGTAAGGTAATGTTTAGCCCAGTTTGTGTTaccttggtcctatgcctttggaaattatccacacggctatgagattatatgccctcgtgagactttgccggcagctaccccatgaatcctctacatgaggctgccatcataaggcaatgtgaggcgcagaggaatgattatatagccaaggcatatgggtaacaaaACTGATGCTATTGTCCCCTTATTTGTACattttctaattgttgtatttttcttttcttttattaataaaaactagccttaggcgcttgcctagcgaattgccaaaaaaaaaaaacagtatgAAATCCTCTTTTTGATTGCTCTCAATTTGCTCTCCTCTCAGCTTACGATCGAAAATCGAAATACTCATTTGGTATTAATTTTAATTCAGAGATTTAACATAAAACGCTCCCTATCAAAGGCGAGTTTATTCCCATggcgacccaaaatccaaaagctTTGAAGAGATCACATGGAACAATGGTCCAGACTACACAAgactctttcttcttcttgttttttttttttttttggttatattATCTTGAGCTGTTATTACTCAACTCCAACTAACTCGTACACTTTCCTCCACATGGCTGTGGTCACCATTACTTACATAATATATCATTCCAACACAATGTCATATATAGTTTAATTAACATTATATATGGAAACTACAATAAGATTTTTATTAgttctttcttccttcttttgcTTAGGCAAAATGTAACGTAACTAATATTGTTGCATGCCAAAAAGATGAACAGCCTAACATATGCACTTGATTACTCTGtctttgcaaaacttttcaaataAGTTGCCATTGCCGAATTTTTTCTAAAGTTACTCCATGCATCTAATTCCAACTTCATTCATTTTGACCACCAACGGATGTGCATGGGACGGGCTGCTCTTTCGTTAATCAGAGGTCACGTGCTCGAGCCTTGGGTATGAAAAAATTCTTGTATATATAATGCAGTTCACGAAAATTCAGATATAATCGGGTTCTAATGTGAGTAAAGGACAGCGAATGAGAAACCAACAAAAAAAACTTTCTTCATATTCTTTCTTTTCAATAAAGTATTTAATATTATAACTGGTTGATTGAACTAATTTTGATTCACATCGTATAATCTCTCTAAAAGCAAAGCACTTACCTTCTAAGAAGTTCTTTATTCCAGAGTTTGAACCAAAATCACTTGATGGTGGACCAAAGCATCACAATTATCCTATTgatgatatataaatatatatatgcaaTTGGCTTTCTGAGCAAAATAAGTGTGAAAACACAACTTCTTACCATATTATTTTTTAAGgctaatttttcaaaatttattcTTCCACTTTTTGGTGTTCAAGTATttctaaatatttaaaaaaaaaaaaaaaaaaaaaaaaaccaacaacACACTCTTATTCTGATCGATGAATTAGAGTTCGGAAACAAAAGGAGAAATAATTAAATGTTGAAATACTTTCTACTATAAATGATCTAGATTTTTAAATTTAGAGTTCTATAAATTAAATCTTGAAAATAAAAAGGCAACAAGTGCATATCTTGATGTTTAATTTTTCGAGTATTTCGTGTGTCATTATAAAATGTTATTCAAATGTAAATCGTTGGTCTCTTCATAGTTGCTGCATGTATAGATGGATTTACTCTTACGGCTTCATTTAGACCacaaattatgaattattcaATGAATTAAAGAGTCAAGAAATCATTCTTCTTTACCATAGATAGTCAAAATCCATGAGTTGAAGTCAAGTGCAGAAAAACTCGAGAACAAGAAGAAGTCATTATTATTTGTCGTAGTACACataggtcacgggttcaaacCGTAAAATCAGTCATTGATATTTGTGTCAGAATAGGCTGCCTAGCTATATCACACTCTTTTAGAGTGCGACCGTTCCCAGATCTTGTGTGAACAATTTCAcaattcaaaaatcattatttccCATTTTGTTTCACATATATGAACTTTGTCGTACcacaagtttttttttcttcaagatTTAGAATAACTAATGAAGCATAAAAGCTTAAGAAAGCTAAAttctatttaattactaaaggtTATTTCGTATAGAATCAATAACATCTTAATTAAGAAAAAAGTTTGGGGTAGAGTTGCAGAAGGGTGGCATGACTCACCAACACAagtaagaaaaaacaaaaataaaataaaataaaagataaataaatgaaTTAAAAAAGAAGTCTTAAGAAAGAAGAGTCTAACAACGGAAATATTTAAAGATTTAGCTAACTTTATTAATAAATATGACCAACTttccatttttgattttttaaaagaagaatatcTCTTTGTCATAAAATATACACATTaatttccaattttttttaatactcccactttttttctttatcattttcaaatataaaaattactaacACTTTATTTTACTTGTTAGTTGGGTATGATTGAGTCAAGCTGTACTttacatattttaaaataatataatcaTAAAGTTCATAGTGCTTAATCTTTTTTCTTTATAATTGGGACCATTTCCTCCACTTGACtttttcaatattcaaaacttaAGTAAAACTCCTTTCTGATCGGACGGTTGGGATTGAACGATCACGATGATCGTGGCCCTAAGAACCTCTTGTGTGGGGCCATTTACGGTGGGTGATCAGTGCACGTAATAACAATCGATTTCGCGTGCTAATCAATTGCCTACTCGTGTAATATTTATCGTTTGAAATCATAATGCTATTGTTTGTGCAAAACCTaatcatttttttaaataataaattactTCATATGAACAAGAATTCATAAAAGTGTTATGGTTATGAAAATTctaaaattattaattataaaataaagaaatttaattaatgaaattagaaggaaatgaagaaagataGAATGCTCATTTCCATGTGGTAATCAAGCCGAGAAAGAATAGGATATCGTTAAGGATGACTTCTTGTTAGTGTAACGAAAAACTAAATAATACAAGAATTTTCTTAGCCCGTCTGAATTTAAgttagcgtttggacataaatttggttgaaatttaaaaaaaaagttttcaaagttgtgttgaaagataattttggaagttgaaattgtgtttggacatgcattttatttgaacaAAAAAATTGACgttttgtgagtggaagaaaaaatttcacccaaaactgccctaaattaatttttgagaacttgaaaaaaaaattatttatttttcaaaaacggATCATATTCCATGAACgaacaatatattttcaaaaaaaaaattgaaaaaaataactaAAACTATAGTCAAACGGGAGCTAAAATTTTAGAATCTAAACGATAGAAATGAGGATATATGAGTATTTCATGACTCAAAGTATGTCCACAAAATATTatgacttgttttatttgtattatttcttCTAGGATTTGGATTTCAATCATTTGATCTGTCATGCCAGGACAAAATTTATAGTAAATGATAGTATTTTAAGTACTAAATATGTGTTTCTCAAATAAAAAAGTAATCCACGTTTGAAGGTAGTTAACCAACTGTTTTTCTTGGATTCGCGACCAAACTCCAATTATTagcttaaaaagaaaagaaaataaaaaggaacaTTA includes these proteins:
- the LOC107761164 gene encoding uncharacterized protein LOC107761164, whose amino-acid sequence is MQNQQQLQTLMQSTSQISGSLSFNGTLTKEDEEMSKSALSTFKAKEEEIEKKKLEVREKVQAQLGRIEEETRRLAIIREELEALADPMKKEVSTVRKRIDAVNKELKPLGQTCQKKEREYKEALEAFNEKHKEKVQLISRLMELVGESEKMRMKKLEELSKSIETIQ